TTGCTAAGCACGCTGTTAGTGAGGGAACAAAAGCTGTCACCAAGTATACCagctcaaaataaaaatgtcccTAGCTTAAACACACGCTtcctattaaaaaaaaggccCTTTTCAGGGCcacaattttatattaaaaaagaattaagatatttttaatgGATATTGCAAAATACATGCAGCCAGTGGTAATGTGGATAAAAatcattgttgttatttttattttaaccatTTCTGTTTATTGCAAGgctaaactgaaaaaaaaaatgcacctacattaaatcaaaaagaCTCGTACAATATTAATATCTGTGTATGTTgctaatatgtacatacgtatgtatgaatgtatgtaaattacatatttgtaatttttagaaaatttgattttttttttctcttgttatATGGAATTGTAGCCCTGAGAAGGGCtgtgtttaaataaaattttagattttcgtattcgatatctaaaattttttcaatattacgATTGCAATAAAGTATTAATTATTTACTTCTTGCTAGCAGTTGTCTTGGCTTTTGGCTTCTTGAcggtagcagcagcagctgcctttTTGGTTGCCTTTTTTGGTTTAGCCGATGATACGGCAACTGTTTTAGCTTTTGGCTTAGTTGAACTCGACTTAGATTTCGATGCGACAGGTTTGGATTTTACAGTTCCTGTTTTCTTAGCATCCTTTACCTTTaccttttcacttttctttttctcggCTGTCTTTTTGGTTGCGACTGCCTTTTTGGCCTTTGGTTTCTTATCAACAGAGCCAGCACcagttatttttttgctaCCGATTGCTTTCTTTTTAGCTGCTGCTGATTGAGTTACCTTTTTcggtttgcttttcttttctacAGAGGCAACCTTTGGCTTCGGTTCCTTTTTAGCGGCAGCAGACAGTTTAAATGAACCAGAGGCACCctttccttttgtttggatCAGTTTACCATTTCCGACAGCTGACTTTAAGTACCTCTTGATAAATGGTGCAAGTTTCTGGGCATCGCACTTGTATGTGGCactaatatattttttgattgccaGTAGTGAGGAGCCACCACGTTcctttaagtttttaatcgaAGCGTCTACCATTTGTTGAGTTGGTGGATGCGATGGTGGAGCAGTTGATTTTTTGGCCTTTGTTGACGACGCTGCCGATGTTTTTTTGGCAGCCACCTTCTTATCAACTGATGCCGTTGCTGGTGCTGTTGGGCCAGCCACAGGagatgctgatgttgctgctactgAATCAGACATTATACACTTTATtatcaaacaaatatatatcaccaaatacacttttaaatataatgaTTGTATGAAAATTTCGCTATGACATAGGCCCTCATTCAAATGAGAATCGAGGAGGACGGCCGTATGAACATGTCTTTGGTATTGGAcgattaaaatgttttagttttgttaaaTAGTGCTCGTATATTGCTGTTTTCACtcttaataataacaaaatttataaaaattattttctcacaatattaataattgttgtagaatttatattccaatatttttttatatataatttcatgGATTCATTTTGAATAGGCAATCAAATTTCAACTATATGTATTACAGAATGCAATTTTCCCATGTAACCctacataaaaaatagaaaaaatcaaaattttaaaaaaattattcatttgttataaaatttcaacaatttactttagataataatcaaaaaatttagagttatataatttattcatATTCTAAAATTGTATTGTAATTGACTCTATGCGGTGAAAAATTACCAATTTTGCAAAGTGCATGCAATATTAGTTTTTGgtattgaaaaaataaaaatatttattaaaaagaaatcaaaaaattaatatttatataattgtttttttaattaactttattatttaatttgttgctaATGCCATAAACAGTGTGCTAAAATTTAAACTATTATAATTATTCCTGTTAGTAGAACCATCAATTgaagaaatttgtatacacTTTTTTTGTTAGCTAACaggcaaaataataatacaataaataattattaatcatttaaaaatCTTGCTAAGCCTAACAATTAAACTAAACGTGTAGGatggaaaaaattattttttttattttattttaatttaggtaatttaaaaatccaatattgatttttatgctttttatatttattataaattaatgttgTGTTCTTGCGCTTTTTGATTAGtatatacaaaatcaaaattgattAAGTTCAAATCGATCTGTATATAAATGTCAGacctttaaaaatataaacaaaaatgattgAATATTAAAGCTGGATATCTATATGACTAGTACATAACCATTATATGCCCAATATAACggttttataataattaaatgacatatataatatatttatactcaTAACCGAATAAAACACATTgaataataaatcaagtttaattaagaaaataataatctcAATATCGACATGACTAGTTTGTGGTCCTGAAAAGGACCGATTTGTATTAAAAATGCGCTTTGCGTTAAAATTGTGTTCGAAATAGTTACTCTGACGGTAACTACACGAGTAGATTTAATTTAAGCACGCTCGCCTCGAATACGTCTGGCTAGTTGAATATCCTTAGGCATTATGGTCACTCGTTTGGCATGGATTGCACACAAGTTAGTATCTTCAAATAGGCCAACCAAATAGGCTTCGCTAGCTTCTTGTAAAGCCATAACTGCAGAACTCTGGAAACGCAAGTCGGTTTTAAAGTCCTGAGCGATTTCACGCACTAAACGCTGGAATGGCAATTTGCGAATGAGCAGTTCTGTGCTCTTCTGGTAACGACGGATTTCACGGAGGGCAACAGTACCGGGACGGTAACGATGTGGTTTCTTTACACCACCGGTTGCTGGAGCACTCTTACGTGCTGCTTTAGTAGCCAGCTGCTTCCTTGGCGCCTTGCCACCAGTCGATTTTCGAGCAGTTTGCTTAGTACGAGCCATGTTTTCactacactttttttttttttatgttcacTCTTCACTGTtcaaaacacaataaacaagCCAGCTCGTTTGGTGCCTGCTTTTATAGCAAAATCAGGGTGGgttagaaagagaaagagagaaaaacattCGCGTTCACTTTCTGACGAAGCATCTGAGCGAGATGCAACATATTTCTTACTCTCTCgtgttttcttgatttttggtaTAAATAGAAGCGATGGCAACACATACAGCATTAGTTTATTTCTGACTCTTGTGCAGTGCGTTTAtagtgaaaagtgaaaaataaaaatgactgGTCGTGGCAAAGGTGGAAAAGGATTGGGAAAGGGTGGTGCTAAGCGTCATCGTAAAGTATTGCGTGATAATATTCAAGGTATCACGAAGCCCGCTATCCGCCGTTTGGCTCGTCGTGGCGGTGTGAAGCGAATTTCTGGTCTTATCTATGAGGAAACTCGTGGTGTCCTAAAGGTATTTCTTGAAAATGTAATCCGCGATGCAGTAACCTACACGGAACATGCCAAAAGGAAGACAGTCACTGCGATGGATGTTGTATACGCATTGAAGAGACAGGGCCGCACTCTTTATGGATTCGGtggttaaaatatttataaacaccAAAATGTATTAACTACAAATTATGCCCTTCAAAAAATCGGTCCTTTTCAGGACCACTAAAGTTattaatcaaaagagaaaagaaaaaaatagtatGTGTTCTtgttttatcaattttaaattttataataaaaaaaataaaaccggtttaataatcatttgagtttatacatatgtatatacatgtacaaaaattaataaaattattattaaaaaaaaaacaacaaaacacaaagaaTTTATACACAAAATCTCCATATTTTTAGTTGCATAAGAACCGAATctacaatataaaattattaatattaaactaTCTGATGTGTCAAACAAATAATGAACgatgaaacaaacaaatatattgaatatgtacatatctctaatgtaaataaataaagcaaattgtcacatatgcacatatacatagattccGTAAGGCTCTccttacacatacacatacaatttATATGCATGGATGGAAAACtgtattaatttcttttaattttttggtcGTCCTGAAAAGGACGGTTGTTTATGTTTGTTGTATGTACAAAgttgtattattttaaagCAAGTATTAATTGGTTTAAGCCTTCTTTTCGGTTTTCTTGGGCAGCAGTACAGCCTGAATGTTGGGTAGCACACCACCCTGTGCAATGGTTACGCCAGAaagcaatttgtttaattCCTCATCGTTGCGAATGGCCAATTGTAGATGACGAGGTATAATTCTGGTCTTTTTGTTGTCTCGTGCAGCATTACCAGCCAACTCAAGAACTTCAGCCGCCAAATATTCCATAACAGCAGCCAAATATACTGGAGCGCCAGCACCAACACGCTCGGCATAATTTCCTTTACGGAGTAAACGGTGAATACGGCCAACAGGAAACTGGAGCCCAGCTCGGTTCGAGCGAGACTTTGCCTTTCCCTTCACTTTGCCACCTTTACCACGACCAGACatattagaatttttttttttttttctgttttacacACTGTTCACTTTTCACACACaaatgttgatgttgatgtggTACATTGTCGTTTTATTTATACCTTTTCCAAAGACACACTCGCTCAACTAGGGGTTGATactcaataaatatatttatccaGAAAGCgatgcacaaaaaaaatgtataaattgaaGACGCACTAATGGTGGCATTTGTTAAAAGTGAATTgtgttttgtgaaatttaaattattgaatttGAAGTGAGAAATGCCGCCAAAAACTAGTGGAAAAGCAGCCAAGAAGGCTGGCAAGGCTCAAAAGAACATCACCAAGAatgacaaaaagaagaagcgcAAGCGTAAGGAGAGCTATGCTATTTACATTTACAAAGTGTTAAAGCAAGTCCACCCAGACACTGGTATTTCTTCAAAAGCAATGAGCATAATGAATAGCTTTGTAAACGATATTTTTGAACGTATTGCTGCTGAGGCCTCCCGCTTGGCCCACTACAATAAGAGGTCGACCATCACCAGTCGCGAAATCCAAACGGCTGTTCGTTTGCTTTTGCCGGGTGAGCTTGCTAAGCACGCTGTTAGTGAGGGAACAAAAGCTGTCACCAAGTATACCagctcaaaataaaaatgtcccTAGCTTAAACACACGCTtcctattaaaaaaaaggccCTTTTCAGGGCcacaattttatattaaaaaagaattaagatatttttaatgGATATTGCAAAATACATGCAGCCAGTGGTAATGTGGATAAAAatcattgttgttatttttattttaaccatTTCTGTTTATTGCAAGgctaaactgaaaaaaaaaatgcacctacattaaatcaaaaagaCTCGTACAATATTAATATCTGTGTATGTTgctaatatgtacatacgtatgtatgaatgtatgtaaattacatatttgtaatttttagaaaatttgatttttttttctcttgttatATGGAATTGTAGCCCTGAGAAGGGCtgtgtttaaataaaattttagattttcgtattcgatatctaaaattttttcaatattacgATTGCAATAAAGTATTAATTATTTACTTCTTGCTAGCAGTTGTCTTGGCTTTTGGCTTCTTGAcggtagcagcagcagctgcctttTTGGTTGCCTTTTTTGGTTTAGCCGATGATACGGCAACTGTTTTAGCTTTTGGCTTAGTTGAACTCGACTTAGATTTCGATGCGACAGGTTTGGATTTTACAGTTCCTGTTTTCTTAGCATCCTTTACCTTTaccttttcacttttctttttctcggCTGTCTTTTTGGTTGCGACTGCCTTTTTGGCCTTTGGTTTCTTATCAACAGAGCCAGCACcagttatttttttgctaCCGATTGCTTTCTTTTTAGCTGCTGCTGATTGAGTTACCTTTTTcggtttgcttttcttttctacAGAGGCAACCTTTGGCTTCGGTTCCTTTTTAGCGGCAGCAGACAGTTTAAATGAACCAGAGGCACCctttccttttgtttggatCAGTTTACCATTTCCGACAGCTGACTTTAAGTACCTCTTGATAAATGGTGCAAGTTTCTGGGCATCGCACTTGTATGTGGCactaatatattttttgattgccaGTAGTGAGGAGCCACCACGTTcctttaagtttttaatcgaAGCGTCTACCATTTGTTGAGTTGGTGGATGCGATGGTGGAGCAGTTGATTTTTTGGCCTTTGTTGACGACGCTGCCGATGTTTTTTTGGCAGCCACCTTCTTATCAACTGATGCCGTTGCTGGTGCTGTTGGGCCAGCCACAGGagatgctgatgttgctgctactgAATCAGACATTATACACTTTATtatcaaacaaatatatatcaccaaatacacttttaaatataatgaTTGTATGAAAATTTCGCTATGACATAGGCCCTCATTCAAATGAGAATCGAGGAGGACGGCCGTATGAACATGTCTTTGGTATTGGAcgattaaaatgttttagttttgttaaaTAGTGCTCGTATATTGCTGTTTTCACtcttaataataacaaaatttataaaaattattttctcacaatattaataattgttgtagaatttatattccaatatttttttatatataatttcatgGATTCATTTTGAATAGGCAATCAAATTTCAACTATATGTATTACAGAATGCAATTTTCCCATGTAACCctacataaaaaatagaaaaaatcaaaattttaaaaaaattattcatttgttataaaatttcaacaatttactttagataataatcaaaaaatttagagttatataatttattcatATTCTAAAATTGTATTGTAATTGACTCTATGCGGTGAAAAATTACCAATTTTGCAAAGTGCATGCAATATTAGTTTTTGgtattgaaaaaataaaaatatttattaaaaagaaatcaaaaaattaatatttatataattgtttttttaattaactttattatttaatttgttgctaATGCCATAAACAGTGTGCTAAAATTAAACTATTATAATTATTCCTGTTAGTAGAACCATCAATTgaagaaatttgtatacacTTTTTTTGTTAGCTAACaggcaaaataataatacaataaataattattaatcatttaaaaatCTTGCTAAGCCTAACAATTAAACTAAACGTGTAGGatggaaaaaattatttttttattttattttaatttaggtaatttaaaaatccaatattgatttttatgctttttatatttattataaattaatgttgTGTTCTTGCGCTTTTTGATTAGtatatacaaaatcaaaattgattAAGTTCAAATCGATCTGTATATAAATGTCAGacctttaaaaatataaacaaaaatgattgAATATTAAAGCTGGATATCTATATGACTAGTACATAACCATTATATGCCCAATATAACggttttataataattaaatgacatatataatatatttatactcaTAACCGAATAAAACACATTgaataataaatcaagtttaattaagaaaataataatctcAATATCGACATGACTAGTTTGTGGTCCTGAAAAGGACCGATTTGTATTAAAAATGCGCTTTGCGTTAAAATTGTGTTCGAAATAGTTACTCTGACGGTAACTACACGAGTAGATTTAATTTAAGCACGCTCGCCTCGAATACGTCTGGCTAGTTGAATATCCTTAGGCATTATGGTCACTCGTTTGGCATGGATTGCACACAAGTTAGTATCTTCAAATAGGCCAACCAAATAGGCTTCGCTAGCTTCTTGTAAAGCCATAACTGCAGAACTCTGGAAACGCAAGTCGGTTTTAAAGTCCTGAGCGATTTCACGCACTAAACGCTGGAATGGCAATTTGCGAATGAGCAGTTCTGTGCTCTTCTGGTAACGACGGATTTCACGGAGGGCAACAGTACCGGGACGGTAACGATGTGGTTTCTTTACACCACCGGTTGCTGGAGCACTCTTACGTGCTGCTTTAGTAGCCAGCTGCTTCCTTGGCGCCTTGCCACCAGTCGATTTTCGAGCAGTTTGCTTAGTACGAGCCATGTTTTCactacactttttttttttttatgttcacTCTTCACTGTtcaaaacacaataaacaagCCAGCTCGTTTGGTGCCTGCTTTTATAGCAAAATCAGGGTGGgttagaaagagaaagagagaaaaacattCGCGTTCACTTTCTGACGAAGCATCTGAGCGAGATGCAACATATTTCTTACTCTCTCgtgttttcttgatttttggtaTAAATAGAAGCGATGGCAACACATACAGCATTAGTTTATTTCTGACTCTTGTGCAGTGCGTTTAtagtgaaaagtgaaaaataaaaatgactgGTCGTGGCAAAGGTGGAAAAGGATTGGGAAAGGGTGGTGCTAAGCGTCATCGTAAAGTATTGCGTGATAATATTCAAGGTATCACGAAGCCCGCTATCCGCCGTTTGGCTCGTCGTGGCGGTGTGAAGCGAATTTCTGGTCTTATCTATGAGGAAACTCGTGGTGTCCTAAAGGTATTTCTTGAAAATGTAATCCGCGATGCAGTAACCTACACGGAACATGCCAAAAGGAAGACAGTCACTGCGATGGATGTTGTATACGCATTGAAGAGACAGGGCCGCACTCTTTATGGATTCGGtggttaaaatatttataaacaccAAAATGTATTAACTACAAATT
This sequence is a window from Drosophila willistoni isolate 14030-0811.24 unplaced genomic scaffold, UCI_dwil_1.1 Seg656, whole genome shotgun sequence. Protein-coding genes within it:
- the LOC124461791 gene encoding histone H1-like; its protein translation is MSDSVAATSASPVAGPTAPATASVDKKVAAKKTSAASSTKAKKSTAPPSHPPTQQMVDASIKNLKERGGSSLLAIKKYISATYKCDAQKLAPFIKRYLKSAVGNGKLIQTKGKGASGSFKLSAAAKKEPKPKVASVEKKSKPKKVTQSAAAKKKAIGSKKITGAGSVDKKPKAKKAVATKKTAEKKKSEKVKVKDAKKTGTVKSKPVASKSKSSSTKPKAKTVAVSSAKPKKATKKAAAAATVKKPKAKTTASKK
- the LOC124461787 gene encoding histone H2A is translated as MSGRGKGGKVKGKAKSRSNRAGLQFPVGRIHRLLRKGNYAERVGAGAPVYLAAVMEYLAAEVLELAGNAARDNKKTRIIPRHLQLAIRNDEELNKLLSGVTIAQGGVLPNIQAVLLPKKTEKKA
- the LOC124461786 gene encoding histone H3; its protein translation is MARTKQTARKSTGGKAPRKQLATKAARKSAPATGGVKKPHRYRPGTVALREIRRYQKSTELLIRKLPFQRLVREIAQDFKTDLRFQSSAVMALQEASEAYLVGLFEDTNLCAIHAKRVTIMPKDIQLARRIRGERA
- the LOC124461784 gene encoding uncharacterized protein LOC124461784, coding for MTGRGKGGKGLGKGGAKRHRKVLRDNIQGITKPAIRRLARRGGVKRISGLIYEETRGVLKVFLENVIRDAVTYTEHAKRKTVTAMDVVYALKRQGRTLYGFGEIKMTGRGKGGKGLGKGGAKRHRKVLRDNIQGITKPAIRRLARRGGVKRISGLIYEETRGVLKVFLENVIRDAVTYTEHAKRKTVTAMDVVYALKRQGRTLYGFGG
- the LOC124461789 gene encoding histone H2B → MPPKTSGKAAKKAGKAQKNITKNDKKKKRKRKESYAIYIYKVLKQVHPDTGISSKAMSIMNSFVNDIFERIAAEASRLAHYNKRSTITSREIQTAVRLLLPGELAKHAVSEGTKAVTKYTSSK